From the genome of Aphis gossypii isolate Hap1 unplaced genomic scaffold, ASM2018417v2 Contig00337, whole genome shotgun sequence:
ttcattttattttaaatatttcataattaattttgatttttatttcactgaaattttgtaaattattaaaacatatttatttataatcaacaatataaatattttatagacacataacttattattttaaaataaatatataaataaatacgatcatatcttttatatttgttcactAAGACTAACCGATTCACTAGCAgcttaattaaactaaaatgatataaacaatattcaaataaaataataatttttaactttgattttatatcatatattttagattctgaacgaagtgatgaatgtattgattttacaatgatgtgtgttttttttttttttttattttttttttttgtgtctgtcaccACGTTTTGGGGCAGTAAAAGTGCtccgattttaaaaagtggacCCTGTTTCGGATAGGAAAGTGAATGTAGTTTGTACTTTggggggtcaaaagtaaaaaatttccaatagttttcaaaagcgccgggaaaaaccaaaaaaaaaatgacggaaaaacgggaatttttacgcaaaaccagttttcgaccaaatcgattttttttttatggttgtaattcaaaaactaatcactgaaaatacttgaaattttcaccaaatgttaatgtcagtggtatccgtatatagttaaattttcaaaaaatttttgactttttttgagttatttatagaccactgaaattttcgattttttttaaagtgtcgataaaaaatttttggatgaccaaaaagttttgaaaatttaatacaaggttccttatgagttgtttttaatgtagctaaaaaaaattaaaaatcgttagtcacaatttttttttataagcgtttatagttcaaatttttacgaaatctgtcgaaaacgcgaaaatttgcaagtaattttgaagttgaaaaatcataaaatttttttcttttataactaagttttgaaaatttggtacaaggttctccatacgtttttcttcaaatatctgtaaaaaaaactctaccggattcagacaaaaaatttttacgagtgtttgaaatttaaatttttacaaaaccgcgctaaataacggtttagcctcaaacgatttttgatatttgttataattcaaaaagtataagtcgtagatacttgaaaattttagcagttatttagattggcattttatttacttgatttaattttcaaaatattttgactttttttgagctatttatagacaactgaaattttcaatttttctgaaaattgtttttttatgtgtcgataaaatctttttggccctataatcaaaatacttgaaaatttaatgcaaagttcctcataagttattattatagtgattaaaaaattataagaatacataggcacaatttttttttattagcatttgaagttcaaatattgacaaaaattcgtcaaaaccatgaatatttgcaaattattttgtaggtatatttcataaaaatttttgtaagagtagctaagagttgaaaatttaatacaaggtttttcataagtttaacttacaattattataaaagaacttaaattttgttgtattcaggccattaaaacataaaccacctttttcaccaaccactagaaattatatcctaggctgacaaatcatcttcgtttagaatcgtttttcgtatacaatgataactatcattggattcaaatttaacactcctataatatataataatgatccatacgacacctaatgtacagcagagcggtactcacttgcccgcttttttttatttattttattttattataattgttaattttttttcttttgtttttaatagaaagagactaaattttttgtattatttttaaactttaaactatttttactcTGCTGTTTCTGTGTTATCCTGGACTTGAAGTTGGTTGCTCTCAGAATTGTATATTACTTTCACTGTTTTTGTTGGTtcgtttttatgtttatttttctttgattttattattttgtacataataattccTATTAACATTAGTGATACAGTTGATAATCCTATGGAATGTATCACCTTTATTTTATCGATTGATTTTGAGCTTAATTCCTTTGTTATTTGCTCATCTAAGGCTGACATTGATTtagcatataattttaaatcattgaacTTCACCTCTGAACtaagtttaatttgtttttcattctcgttttgtgttttttttatcttatcgtTAAAGTCTTcagttaattttgataaatgaaaTTGTGGCACATTGTCTTTAGAAAAATTGCTTTTTTCCGTATATTTTGCtagaatgacattttttttggtaaaagctttacaatttgattttaagCTCAATATTCCTGCtttgtttatttctatattctcTACTTCATCTTGACAGCTTATGATTAGTTCAGTAGGTTCGTGAGTCACGTATATCCAACGATTACTATTTCCTAGCTGGTGCCATATATCGTTAAAAATTGGAACAGTTCTTATTTCGCAATTTTCTGgcatattgttttcttttgtaaataattggaACTCACAACTCGattgaatattgtttgataGTGGCGTATTTGATTCAcagattaatttttgtttagttgttttgcatttattaatttgattttgtgtaaaaaatatataagactgTTTACTTTTTTCCACCGCTAGAAATTCTCGCTCTGACTTATTAGTTGAtagttgatattttgtttCCTCTCTACGGTGACGTTTTTCTCgagtttttcttaaaattacttatactttttgtaaaAGTACTCTACTTACTGAGTGTGCGTTTACTCACTACGCTTACtctcagtaaaaaaaaattttaaataaaaaaaagatgtaaatataaatatatatatgtatataacacaaaaaaaaaaacctgaatTTCTGTTTATAAATACGAAATGTTCACTATTGTATCAGGGTAATCCCGTGAAGTAACAAGCCTACGTTGGGCGCCACTTTGTCGTATACGCCGTGCCAGAGCCTGACGTATACTATAGGTTTTTCGGCTTCCAATGTCCAAACCGTCAAACAAGTAAATATAGATACCTGCAGTAAGAGCTTACGCAACCAATCTCTGGTGACCACGATAACGAGTACTGCACAAAGACTAGTTTTATAAGATTCTACgagggtttatattatataactctaAGGTTGCTTTACTCTCAATCAACTGACCACGATAACGAGTACTGGATGTTTGAGAGTGGGTTCTCTTTGGCCTAGACAAAATAACACTATTTTCCAGCTGACCACGATAACGAGTACTGAcagaaaaatagtattataatgtctTACTATTTGGTATAAGTGTTTTTCTCGCCACAAACGCTTAGGTGCGTACTTTGAGAATTAATCACTCTCAATGAGTATAAGCCCTTTTACAAAgatgaacaaattatttattaactcaaaacaaaatacaaaataaacaagaaaagaatattaaaaattgactgGTCACTGAGTCGTAACACACCACGACTGCTCGCTTTTTCTTCTCTCCTCGTCGCCGTAgtctcattaataattatattttgttaactcGGCATTTACTACCCCCGCTCCGTATATGATATTTTGCgatgatattgtatataatacgattatttatacgtaatatatatatatatatattagtactatacgccatcatattattattttattacaacaatatgaTACCACAATCTTACAAATCTGTATATAAGTGATCAGTAGACATTGATTATAGTTAGTGTTAAATCTCAACattgtctataaattttatgtttcgtCGTTTCATACCGTAATATATCCGTTTGCTACAAGTCGATAACAAACCAAGTAACACAATTTGATcaggtaaatgttttttaaacaatctgttatattaaaaattaaacttatactgattatcatttttatttaaggtatatttaatatatataaaaaataatatgtcgtaCTATACTAATGTATCTGCAGGCGAAAGCTCTTCAAATGAtgatgtaagtacctatacctatttgtttatgtatgtgtgtgtatgatattaatatatattattaaataatagaatgaaAGTAGTATGCTATCAACACTATCATCTTCTTTAAAACCGGTAAAAAtgcagaataaaaaaagaaaaaatgatactgaaccaaaagttaaaatgtctAAGGCTGGaaaggtaataatttgtattgtattatttttttaaatattacacacacacacacacacacacacacacacacaacacaccacacacacaccacacacacacacacaccacacatttcatttttaatataaatatatatgaatgtatagCAGCGAACAGAATCAATAGAGACGTACAAGGATGCCTTAGCTAGTGTAATTTCGAAAGGAAATATTGaagataacatttataactcaATAACATTGACGGAAGGAAATTACACGTATACGATTCGGTGTCCAGTAGCGCCAAAATTCGATGACTACTACGTCATTCAACATTATAAAACTAGTGTTATAAAGGACATTCCGTCACTTGAAAGGTAAAatccataataaaaaaaccaatgatTAAATGATGAACTATAGTTAAACAACAGCGATACAATCATTTATTGATCaccagattatttttttaatttgaccgttacctattattattcaacacaaataaattattaaattctaattaaaataataagattgagGATTTTATCGttgatatttaactataacatgattaaataataaaacatattacgaatattattaaataatgattttttataatagatggaAACATTCTGAAGCTAGTGTAAAGTTGTACACTAGCAATAACTTTCCTGCTGATAACGAAATATCgatcaaaataaatgaacttattcgcacaattttaaatcgatGTTCATCGGATCCGAAACGGAAGATTgtgaaaaacagtaaaaaataaaaatgcaaatatattattttgtaaaaattttttattggtagtataaattatgacatttaataaaattattaaaattgataaaattaattaatcttattcttttactataatattgaaatcaattcttagagtaattataacaattataatggtataaagttcaatacaaattttattttaaatcgacattaaatcatataatatcatatctgaTAGTGAATTATTGTGGAATTgaagtatttcatatataaaacaagaatCATCGTTCTGTATACAACACATgctaaagtcaaaattttgaatatactgATTAGTAAAATCATTTCGCTGACAAGATGATGGTAGAATATTGATGTCTGctctaattaatgaatatacggTATCAAAAGTTGACTGATATGAAACCAACTTTTTCTGCTTTTCTACAATATGTGAATCGATACattgttgtaattgttttaaacgatGTAAATCAGTATATGATAAGGTAATAAAATGATCATTAACAtgcaatttaatagttaactgatttaaattgactgaataatatatgttatcagTTATTTTCACACGTTTACAATTAGTATGtagattattagttattgaacTATAATTGCTATCACACATTAGTGTACACCACTGAAGTAAATCGAaggttaacaattttttagtaacattacattctagtattacaataacagAAATCGTTTTATTAACCAAAAATCCAACCGTTACACTTTTCTTGTTAAAAGGTCTAATACTGAATATTGATTTTGCGACAACTATTGATGGATTCATATTGTATGACGACGTGATCTTTTTGATATAGACGATTtctgatgataatttttaaaaacgaatataaataaatgtaataactgaaataaacgtaaaacacagatg
Proteins encoded in this window:
- the LOC126553826 gene encoding uncharacterized protein LOC126553826 isoform X1, with amino-acid sequence MSYYTNVSAGESSSNDDNESSMLSTLSSSLKPVKMQNKKRKNDTEPKVKMSKAGKQRTESIETYKDALASVISKGNIEDNIYNSITLTEGNYTYTIRCPVAPKFDDYYVIQHYKTSVIKDIPSLERWKHSEASVKLYTSNNFPADNEISIKINELIRTILNRCSSDPKRKIVKNSKK
- the LOC126553826 gene encoding uncharacterized protein LOC126553826 isoform X2, coding for MSYYTNVSAGESSSNDDNESSMLSTLSSSLKPVKMQNKKRKNDTEPKVKMSKAGKRTESIETYKDALASVISKGNIEDNIYNSITLTEGNYTYTIRCPVAPKFDDYYVIQHYKTSVIKDIPSLERWKHSEASVKLYTSNNFPADNEISIKINELIRTILNRCSSDPKRKIVKNSKK